In a genomic window of Suricata suricatta isolate VVHF042 chromosome 12, meerkat_22Aug2017_6uvM2_HiC, whole genome shotgun sequence:
- the CEP250 gene encoding centrosome-associated protein CEP250 isoform X1, giving the protein METRSPGPNNMKPQALQLVLEEQVLALQQQMAENQATSWRQLKSSQEAQQRQAALVRKLQAKVLQYRTWCQELEKRLEASGGPISHRWESVEEPSLEQLLVRLEEEQQRCESLAEVNTQLRLHMEKADMVNKALREDVEKLTVDWSRARDELMRKESQWQMEQEFFKGYLKGEHGRLLGLWREVVTFRRHFLEMKSATDRDLTELKAEHVRLSGSLLTCCLRLTVGARSREPDGSGRLDGSEPTQLLLLLTKTQELEKEAHERSQELIQLKSQGDLEKAGLQDRVTELSVLLSQAQKQNEDYEKMLKALREAMEILEKNHAELMEHEASLSRNAQEEKLSLQQVIREITQVLVMVEEGDSMAPGYSQENSLQLDHSGVSSRFDSQDPDKALTLVRSVVTRRRQAVQDLRQQLSGCQEAVTSLRRQHDQWEEEGEALRQRLQKLTGERDTLAEQTVDLQGEVESLSKERELLQKTREELQQQLEVLEQEAWRLRRTNMELQLQGDSAQGEREEQQEELHLALRERKRLQETLASLEAKQSESLSELITLREALESSRLERELLRQEQTEVTAALARAEQCVAELSSSENSLKVEVADLRTAAAKLSALNEALALDKVGLNQQLLQLEQENQSICTRMEAAEQARSTLQLGLAEAERSRDALQEKNTHLEAQLQKAEETGAELRADLRDVQEEKEEIQEKLSEAHHQQEAALAQLEQLHQETKRQEEVLAREAQEKEALVRERAGLEVRLQAVERDRQDLSEQLLGLSSAKEQLESNLFEAQQQNSLIEVTKGQLEVQIQTVTQAKEVIQGEVRCVKQELDTERSRAEQERENAARQLAQAEQEARIALQQQKSAHEEEVNRLQEKWEKERSRHQQELGKALESLEREKTELEMRLMEQRAETEAIRTQREEERAEAENALCQMQLETEKERVSLLETLLQTQKELAEASQQLEQLRQDMKVQKIKEQETTEMLQTQLREARQELERAAQQGRDDLAGLREECLVLLQAKTDLQEQVEDLKSQLVSRDDSRRLVEQEVQEKLREAQEYSRIQKELESEKASLIQSLVEKDQRLLVLQEADSVRQRELSSLHQDLQEARGGQNELSAQVELLKQEVKEKEADFLAQEAQLLEELEASRVTEQQLQASLRALEAKAAQVQLRLRSTENQMAALAAEQQPGKQAQAQLASLCSVLQQALGSACENRPELLGGGDSASLWGPEPEQNGARILFKRGPLLTALSAEAVASALHKLHQDLWKTQQARDDLREQARKLEQRLTDTEAEKSQVCAELQDLQRKLSQNQEEKSKWEGKQNSLKSELMELHETIASLQSRLRQAELQRIEAQNERELLQAAKENLTAQVERLQASVAEARAQASAAGALEEDLRSARSALKLKSEEAETERERAQALQEQGELKVAHGKALQENLAILAQTLSERDGEIETLRGNIQELEKQREMQKAALEVLSLDLKKRNQEVDIQQEQIQELEKCRSVLEHLPMAVQEREQKLTVQREQIKELEKDRETQRNILEHQLLELEKKAQVIESQKGQIQDLKKQLVTLECLALELEENHHKMECQQKAIEELEDQREVQRLALTHLTLDLEERSQELQAQSSQIQELESRSTLLARELQDKDQELQSQREQIEELRRQKERLTQDLERRDQDMVVQRERIQVLENQRTLQTKILEEDLGQIKLSLRERGRELATQRPLVEERPQEGKGQSKAQRGSLEHMKLILRDKEKEVECQQERIQELKEHKGHLEQQLQSLHRKVGETSLLLTQREQEIVVLQQHLQEAREQGQLKEQSLQGHLEEAQRALAQRDQELEALQQQQQQIQRQEENMKEKESTLQRALEQAHALLKERQGEIEDHKEHVQRLQEELEAEGQRVQALEEVLGDLRAESRQQEEALLALQQQCAERAQEHEVELRGLQDSLLQAEAMLKDRDRELEALQADGRSSQHQEETARVRAEALQEALNEARAALQEKEQRLLGQAELSRSLEASTATLQAALDSCQAQARQLEEALRRREGEIRDRDLRHQEAVQQLQWALAQRDDELSHQKRQGQLLEQSLAQRDREDQGKQGAGREREEEMRGLRESLRELQLTLAQKEEEILGLKEAQERKNLEDSPHSHIASPAEEPSTEFDALRPQLQQELERLQAALRQTEAREIEWREKAQDLALSLAQSKASASDLQEVAVLLQASILERDSERQRLQDELELTRQALEKERLFSPSLTSRAEWGPREEVSGVEAEPSPGMEEKQLWGQRLEHLQQAVAQLEIDRSRLQHHNVQLRATLEQVERERRKLKRNSMRASRAGILEVSETTQQDGRGDQKGTSDAKHMAELQKEVALLRAQLALERKQRQDYIARSAQTSRELAEEAGPHRSRERSQGEHTAQNPGTLDMVASNSTRSFGTHSEALIKPGRHCWGNQAIQRSNLRASAALEPAAELPEVPVEVGIPHKSSKATSSLRLGMQVSSQPMEQVSFQPDGCLVVWS; this is encoded by the exons ATGGAGACTCGAAGCCCGGGGCCGAACAACATGAAGCCCCAGGCACTGCAGCTGGTGCTGGAGGAGCAAGTACTGGCGCTGCAGCAGCAGATGGCAGAGAACCAAGCCACCTCCTGGCGGCAGCTGAAGAGCTCCCAGGAGGCCCAGCAGAGGCAAGCGGCTCTCGTGAGGAAGCTGCAGGCCAAG GTGTTGCAGTACCGGACCTGGTGCCAAGAGCTGGAGAAGCGGCTGGAAGCATCTGGG GGACCGATCTCTCATCGGTGGGAAAGTGTGGAGGAGCCGAGTTTGGAGCAGCTGCTGGTCCGGTTGGAGGAGGAACAACAGAG GTGTGAGAGTCTAGCAGAGGTGAACACCCAGCTTCGACTGCACATGGAAAAAGCTGACATGGTGAATAAAGCGCTTCGggaagatgtggaaaaactgacAGTGGACTGGAGCCGAGCCCGGGATGAGCTAATGAGGAAAGAGAGCCAGTGGCAGATGGAGCAGGAG TTCTTCAAGGGCTACCTGAAAGGGGAGCACGGTCGCCTTCTTGGTCTGTGGCGGGAGGTGGTGACCTTCCGACGCCACTTCCTGGAAATGAAGTCAGCCACCGACAG AGATCTGACGGAGCTCAAGGCTGAGCATGTGAGGCTTTCAGGGTCCCTGTTGACCTGCTGTCTGCGCTTGACTGTGGGTGCCCGGTCTCGAGAACCTGATGGATCTGGGAGACTGGATGGGAGTGAGCCAACCCAGCTGCTGCTTCTATTAACCAAGACCCAGGAACTGGAGAAGGAAGCCCATGAAAGGAGCCAGGAGTTAATACAGCTGAAGAGTCAAGGGGATCTGGAGAAGGCTGGGCTACAGGATCG GGTGACCGAGCTCTCTGTTCTACTGAGCCAGGCTCAGAAGCAAAATGAAGACTATGAGAAGATGTTAAAGGCTCTGAGAGAGGCAATGGAGATCCTG GAGAAAAATCATGCAGAATTAATGGAACATGAGGCATCTCTTAGTAGGAATGCCCAAGAGGAGAAGCTGTCTTTACAGCAGGTGATCAGGGAGATAACCCAGGTACTG GTCATGGTGGAAGAAGGAGACAGTATGGCCCCAGGCTATAGTCAGGAGAACTCCTTGCAGTTGGACCACAGTGGCGTCTCCTCCCGGTTTGATTCCCAGGACCCAGACAAGGCTCTTACTCTCGTGCGTTCAGTGGTGACTCGAAGGCGCCAGGCTGTGCAG GACCTGAGGCAGCAGCTTTCAGGCTGTCAAGAAGCTGTGACATCCTTGCGGAGGCAGCACGAtcagtgggaggaggagggcgaGGCTCTGAGACAGAGGCTGCAGAAACTCACTGGGGAGCGCGACACTCTGGCAGAGCAGACCGTGGACCTCCAGGGAGAGGTGGAGTCTCTCAGCAA GGAGCGAGAGCTCCTGCAGAAGACCAGGGAGGAGCTACAGCAGCAGCTGGAGGTGCTGGAGCAGGAGGCGTGGCGACTGCGGAGGACCAACATGGAGCTCCAGTTGCAGGGGGACTCTGCGCAGGGCGAGAGGGAGGAGCAGCAGGAAGAGCTGCACCTGGCCCTCCGTGAAAGAAAGCGCCT TCAGGAGACGCTGGCGAGCCTGGAAGCCAAACAGTCCGAATCACTCAGTGAGCTGATCACTCTTCGGGAAGCCCTGGAGTCCAGTCGCCTGGAAAGGGAGCTGCTGAGGCAAGAGCAAACGGAAGTGACCGCGGCGCTGGCCAGG GCAGAACAGTGTGTTGCGGAGCTGTCGAGTTCTGAGAACAGCCTGAAGGTGGAGGTCGCTGACCTTCGAACTGCAGCTGCGAAGCTCAGTGCCTTAAATGAGGCTTTGGCCTTAGATAAAGTTGGACTGAACCAGCAGCTTCTCCAG TTGGAACAGGAGAACCAGTCTATATGCACCAGAATGGAAGCAGCAGAGCAGGCAAGAAGCACATTGCAGTTGGGCCTGGCAGAAGCCGAGAGAAGCAGGGACGCCCTCCAGGAGAAGAACACTCACCTGGAGGCTCAACTGCAGAAAGCAGAGGAGACTGGGGCCGAGCTGCGGGCAGATCTCAGGGACgtccaggaagagaaggaagaaattcaAGAGAAACTAAGCGAG GCTCATCATCAGCAAGAGGCAGCCTTAGCTCAGCTGGAGCAGCTGCATCAGGAGACGAAGCGACAGGAAGAGGTGCTCGCTCGGGAAGCGCAGGAGAAGGAGGCCCTGGTACGGGAGAGAGCGGGCCTAGAGGTGCGGCTGCAGGCCGTGGAGCGAGACCGGCAGGACCTCTCTGAACAACTACTGGGGCTCAG CTCAGCCAAGGAGCAACTGGAGAGCAATCTGTTTGAGGCCCAACAACAAAATTCTCTGATAGAAGTTACCAAGGGACAGCTGGAGGTCCAGATTCAGACTGTCACTCAAGCCAAGGAAGTAATTCAAG GGGAAGTGAGGTGCGTGAAGCAGGAACTGGACACCGAACGGAGCCGGGCAGAGCAGGAGCGGGAGAACGCAGCCAGACAGCTGGCCCAGGCTGAGCAAGAGGCGCGCATTGCCCTGCAGCAGCAGAAGTCAGCCCATGAGGAGGAGGTGAACCGGCTCCAGGAGAAATGG GAGAAGGAGCGCTCCCGGCACCAACAGGAACTGGGAAAGGCTCTGGAGAGCCTAGAGAGGGAGAAAACGGAGCTGGAAATGAGGCTGATGGAACAGCGGGCAGAAACCGAGGCCATCCggacacagagggaggaagagcgGGCGGAGGCAGAGAACGCCCTCTGCCAG ATGCAGCTCGAAACCGAGAAGGAGAGGGTGTCCCTCCTGGAGACACTGCTGCAGACGCAGAAGGAGTTGGCAGAAGCCAGCCAACAACTGGAACAGCTGAGGCAGGACATGAAGGTTCAGAAGATAAAGGAGCAG GAGACCACCGAGATGCTGCAGACCCAGCTCCGGGAGGCTCGGCAGGAGCTGGAGCGGGCAGCCCAGCAGGGCAGGGATGACCTTGCTGGCCTCCGAGAAGAGTGCCTTGTGCTGCTCCAGGCCAAGACAGACCTGCAGGAGcag GTGGAGGACCTGAAGTCTCAGCTGGTTTCCAGGGATGACTCCCGGAGGCTGGTGGAGCAGGAGGTTCAGGAGAAGCTGAGAGAGGCCCAGGAGTACAGCCGAATCCAGAAGGAGCTGGAGAGCGAGAAAGCCAG CCTGATTCAGTCGCTGGTGGAAAAGGACCAGAGACTCCTTGTTTTACAAGAAGCAGACTCTGTCCGACAGCGAGAGCTGAGCTCCCTGCACCAGGACTTGCAGGAGGCCCGGGGAGGGCAGAACGAACTCAGCGCCCAG GTGGAACTACTAAAGCAGGAGGTGAAGGAAAAGGAGGCTGACTTTCTGGCCCAGGAAGCACAACTGCTAGAGGAGCTGGAGGCGTCTCGAGTGACTGAGCAGCAGCTGCAAGCTTCCTTGCGGGCCCTGGAAGCCAAGGCAGCCCAAGTCCAGCTCCGGCTGCGCAGCACAGAGAACCAGATGGCGGCCCTGGCGGCGGAGCAGCAGCCCGGGAAGCAGGCACAGGCCCAGCTGGCCAGCCTCTGTTCTGTCCTACAGCAGGCCCTGGGGTCTGCTTGTGAGAACAGGCCTGAGCTGCTTGGCGGGGGGGACTCTGCTTCCCTCTGGGGCCCAGAGCCAG aGCAGAACGGAGCCAGGATTCTCTTCAAGAGAGGGCCCCTCCTGACAGCTCTGTCGGCTGAGGCGGTGGCATCTGCCCTCCACAAGCTTCACCAAGACCTGTGGAAGACCCAGCAGGCTCGG GATGACCTGAGGGAGCAGGCTCGGAAGCTGGAACAGCGTCTCACTGatacagaggcagagaaaagtcAGGTCTGCGCAGAATTACAGGATCTGCAGAGAAAGCTCTCCCAGAACCAGGAAG AAAAATCCAagtgggaaggaaaacagaactcCCTCAAATCTGAGCTGATGGAACTGCATGAGACTATAGCATCCTTACAGAGTCGCCTACGGCAAGCAGAGCTGCAAAGAATAGAGGCCCAG AATGAGCGAGAGCTACTTCAGGCAGCGAAGGAGAACCTGACGGCCCAGGTGGAAAGGCTGCAGGCATCTGTGGCAGAAGCCAGGGCTCAGGCCAGTGCTGCCGGGGCCCTGGAAGAGGACTTGAGAAGCGCTCGCTCGGCCCTGAAACTCAAGAGCGAGGAAGCGGAGACGGAGCGTGAGCGAGCCCAGGCTCTGCAGGAGCAGGGTGAGCTGAAGGTGGCCCATGGCAAGGCTCTGCAGGAGAATTTAGCTATCCTGGCCCAGACGCTATCCGAAAGAGACGGGGAGATAGAGACTTTGCGGGGAAATATCCAGGAACTGGAGAAACAACGGGAAATGCAAAAGGCTGCCTTGGAAGTGCTGTCTCTGGACCTGAAGAAGAGGAACCAAGAGGTGGACATACAGCAAGAACAGATCCAGGAGCTGGAGAAGTGCAGGTCTGTTTTAGAGCATCTGCCCATGGCTGTCCAGGAGCGGGAGCAGAAGCTGACTGTGCAGAGGGAACAGATCAAAGAGCTGGAGAAGGATCGAGAGACACAGAGGAACATCTTGGAGCATCAACTTCTCGAACTTGAGAAGAAGGCCCAGGTAATCGAGAGCCAGAAGGGGCAGATTCAGGATCTGAAGAAGCAGCTGGTTACTCTGGAATGCCTGGCCCTGGAACTAGAAGAAAATCACCACAAAATGGAGTGCCAACAAAAAGCAATCGAGGAGctggaggaccagagggaagtGCAGAGGCTGGCTCTGACCCACCTTACACTGGACCTGGAAGAAAGGAGCCAGGAGCTGCAGGCACAGAGCAGCCAGATCCAAGAGCTGGAGAGCCGCAGCACCCTTCTGGCCAGAGAGCTCCAGGACAAGGACCAGGAGCTGCAGTCCCAGCGAGAACAGATTGAGGAGCTGCGGAGGCAGAAGGAGCGCCTGACTCAGGACCTCGAGAGGAGGGACCAGGACATGGTGGTACAGAGGGAGAGGATTCAGGTCCTAGAGAATCAGAGGACACTGCAGACCAAGATCCTAGAGGAGGACCTGGGACAGATCAAACTGTCATTGAGAGAGCGGGGCCGGGAGCTGGCCACCCAGAGGCCGCTGGTGGAGGAACGGCCACAGGAAGGGAAGGGCCAGAGTAAAGCACAGCGCGGGAGCCTAGAGCACATGAAGCTGATCCTGCGTGACAAGGAGAAGGAGGTAGAATGCCAGCAGGAACGTATCCAAGAACTGAAGGAGCACAAGGGGCATCTGGAGCAGCAGCTCCAGAGCCTACACAGGAAGGTAGGTGAGACCAGCCTCCTCCTGACCCAGCGAGAGCAGGAGATCGTGGTCCTGCAGCAGCACCTGCAGGAAGCCAGGGAGCAGGGGCAACTGAAAGAGCAGTCCCTTCAGGGTCACCTGGAAGAAGCCCAGAGAGCCCTGGCTCAGAGGGACCAGGAGCTCGAGgccctgcagcagcagcagcagcagatacagagacaggaggagaacatgaaggaaaaagaaagcacactGCAGAGAGCCCTGGAGCAGGCCCACGCGCTACTGAAAGAGCGCCAGGGGGAGATTGAGGACCACAaggagcatgtgcaaaggctccAGGAAGAGCTGGAGGCCGAGGGACAGAGGGTCCAGGCCCTGGAGGAGGTGCTGGGGGACCTACGGGCTGAGTCTCGGCAACAGGAGGAGGCTCTGCTGGCCCTTCAGCAGCAGTGTGCAGAGCGTGCGCAGGAGCACGAGGTGGAGCTGAGGGGCCTACAGGACAGCCTGTTGCAGGCAGAGGCCATGCTCAAGGACCGGGACCGGGAGCTGGAGGCCCTGCAAGCAGATGGCCGGTCCTCCCAGCATCAGGAGGAGACGGCCCGGGTCCGGGCTGAGGCGCTGCAGGAGGCCCTCAACGAGGCTCGGGCTGCCCTGCAGGAGAAGGAGCAGCGTCTCCTTGGGCAGGCAGAATTGAGCCGCAGCCTGGAGGCCAGCACTGCCACCTTGCAGGCTGCCCTGGACTCCTGCCAGGCACAAGCCCGGCAGCTGGAGGAGGCCCTGAGAAGGCGGGAAGGGGAGATCCGGGACCGGGATCTCCGACATCAGGAGGCTGTGCAGCAGCTCCAATGGGCACTTGCCCAGAGGGATGATGAGCTGAGCCATCAGAAGAGACAGGGGCAGCTGCTAGAGCAGTCTCTGGCCCAGAGGGACCGAGAAGATCAAGGGAAGCAAGGTGCAGGgcgggagagggaagaagagatgaGGGGCCTCCGGGAAAGCCTAAGGGAGTTGCAACTGACTTTAGCCCAAAAGGAAGAGGAGATCCTGGGGCTGAAGGAGGCCCAGGAAAGGAAGAATCTGGAGGACTCACCCCACAGCCACATAGCCTCCCCAGCGGAGGAGCCCTCGACAGAATTTGATGCTTTAAGGCCCCAGCTGCAGCAGGAGCTGGAGCGACTCCAGGCAGCCCTGAGGCAGACAGAGGCCAGGGAGATTGAGTGGAGGGAGAAGGCCCAGGATTTGGCACTGTCCCTGGCCCAGAGCAAGGCTAGCGCCAGCGATCTGCAAGAGGTGGCTGTGCTCCTACAAGCCTCCATTCTGGAGCGGGACTCCGAACGCCAGAGGTTGCAG GATGAGCTGGAGCTCACCAGACAGGCTCTGGAGAAGGAGCGACTCTTCAGCCCCAGCTTGACCAGCAGAGCAGAATGGGGGCCCAGAGAAGAG GTCTCTGGAGTGGAGGCTGAGCCGAGCCCTGGGATGGAGGAGAAGCAGCTGTGGGGGCAAAGGCTGGAACACCTTCAGCAAGCAGTGGCACAGCTGGAGATTGACCGGAGCAGGCTGCAGCACCACAATGTCCAGCTGCGGGCCACCTTGGAGCAA GTGGAGCGAGAGCGCAGGAAGCTGAAGAGGAACTCCATGCGTGCATCGCGGGCGGGCATCCTGGAAGTCAGTGAAACCACACAGCAG GATGGCAGAGGAGATCAGAAGGGCACCTCAGACGCCAAGCACATGGCTGAATTGCAGAAAGAG gtggccctgctGCGTGCCCAGCTGGCCTTGGAGCGGAAGCAGAGGCAGGACTACATTGCTCGCTCGGCGCAGACGAGCCGTGAGCTGGCAG AGGAAGCTGGGCCCCATCGGAGCAGAGAAAGGAGTCAGGGAGAGCATACAGCTCAGAACCCAGGAACTCTGGACATGGTGGCCTCCAACTCCACGAGGAGCTTTGGGACCCATTCGGAAGCGCTGATCAAACCAGGCAGGCACTGCTGGGGGAATCAAGCTATCCAGAGGAGCAacctcagggcctctgcagcTCTGGAGCCAGCAGCAGAACTTCCAGAAGTCCCTGTGGAGGTGGGGATACCTCACAAAAGCAGCAAGGCAACCTCTAGCCTACGACTTGGCATGCAGGTCTCATCTCAGCCCATGGAACAGGTCTCTTTTCAGCCAGATGGTTGTTTAGTTGTCTGGTCTTAG